The stretch of DNA CATTTCACAAGCACACATGACTGAGAAAGACCGTGACTAAGACACTTTCAACACTTTCATTACTAAGAACTCACTTTTTTGGCATCCCTTAAAGGAAGAATCCAAACATTGCAAAACTGCACTGGAATTGCAATACTTCAAAGCCAAAACCATAATAATGTCTTACTATAGTTTCTGAATCAAATGATAATACACATAGTCAGatcaaatcaaaaagaaaaagcaatacTTGTTAAATCATTAATCACTGACTCATGAAGAGAGTTTAATCTCTGTGAAGCCACTGACTCACACCCCCACTCAATGCCTCTTAACTTCTTTCTACTCAAGCTTACAGAGCTCAGCAGCAGATCCATTATCATCCGAACCAAAAATACCAAGTCCCTGATAGAGCGGCTGAcagaatgtggtctggactctgtggaggagagtcatggtgtCAGAGatgctgtagaaggacagaatacctgctctgtgatccaggtacactccaACTCTGGATGATTGAGGGCCTGAGATATAAGTTGTAACGCCATTATGTCTGAATTCATAACGTTTGTCGAAACACTCCAAGGCCCAAGACCTGTCATCATTTCCAAATCCACTTTCATATCCTGTTCTGCTAATATTCTTGTATGCAACTGCCACTGAAACTTCATATCTGCTCctctccacctcccagtaacaacatCCACTCAGACTCTCTCTACCCAGGACCTGAAACATGTCAGTAAATCTGTCTTGATGACTAGAACATAGCTGTTTTTGTTTAGCTACCGTAGCTTTTCTGTTCTCATCTGATAATAACAACCGGGCATTTGCTgtatttggatccagtgtgcTTTGGTGTGTGTATTGTAAAAATTCAGCTCTGGTCTTAGGCTCTTCTTGTGGCAGTAAAATATCACCCTCAGTCACTACTTGTGAGATTTTGGTCCATACCTCACCAAGAATTTCCTGTAGTTTATCTCTGACCACAGACACAGCTTCTGTCACACCTTCAAAGTACCTCTGAGGACGGATTTTGATGCTGGGTGAGTCTGTATATTCACTAAGTTGGGACAACGAGGAGTAATTGTGTAGGAATAGAGAGTGGTCCTCTGTGTGCGAGAGCTGCTCCAGAGCTTTATCTTTCCTTCTCAGCTCGACAAtctcctgctgcagcttctcctgaagctcttttgCCCGACTGACCTCAGTTTTCTGCTtggatctgatctgctgcttcacatcagagcttctaTTCTTGATAAGACGGACCAGCTCAATGAAGATCTTCTCGCTGTTACTCATTGCTCTATCAGCAGTGCGATTAATGGTTTCCAGCTCCTGCTGAAGCATCttcacatctttttctctgtcctggattctctgctggattttTTGTCGACTCGTTCCAAGCTCTCCCTGCCTCTTAgtcctttcctctgaagctAAGACAGTGTCATGGCCTTCATGTTCATCCATGCAGCAAACACAACAGATACATTTTTGATCAGTACGGCAGAAAATCTTCATAATTTTACCATGatgagagcagatgttctcatGAAGCTTCttggaggggtcgaccagcttgtgtttttcaAAGGCAGGAGATTCATAGTGAGGCTGGAGGTGTTGCTCACAGTAAGAGACCAGACACTGCAGACAGGACTTGAGAGCTTTCAGTTTTCTGCCggtgcagacatcacaggcaaCGTCTTCAGGTCCGGCATAACAGTGATCAGGTGGAGCAGCTTGGAGTTCTATCTTCTTCACTTCCTCCACtaaatctgctaacatggtgtttttcaccaggacaggctTTGGTCTGAAGATTTGTCTGCACTGAGGACAGCTGCGGATTTTCTTCTGATGCTCTTCAAGCCAGTGGCTTTTAATACAGTTCATACAatagctgtgtccacagggaatagtcactggatccttcagtagatccaaaCAGATCGAACAGGAGAGTTTTTTCTGGTCAAGCAGGTTTTGTTGGTGCGCCATTTCACCGCTCAGAGACAGTGAATGCGAAATAGTTTCACTTTCACATGCATGATGAGCACTGAGAACTGATAGTCCAAACCAAAGCTTTGTTCCCTTTCGTTATATATGCTTGCTGATCTGCAATGAATGGGGCTTCACTTTACAACATAACAGTTACTCCCATCTATACACTGACAGATCTGCTGAAGTAAAAGGAGGCAGGAAACATTTGGACTGAATGGGACTGACTGTGTTGGAAAGCAGGAAATAGAGGGAGGGTTTATTGCACTTGAAATCATTCCAGGAAGAGGAGTGGTTTCAATGAGTCAGCGTGTTTATAGCCCTAGTAAAAAACCTTCTGCTTTAAGTACACAATTAAAACTGCCCATGCAGAGATATAAAATAACGTTATAGGGTGATATACCGACACAATCtgataaacatttaatacagTTTGTTCTGACTGGAGAAACTGTGTTACGTAACTCAGTTCAAGTTCCCTGCAATTGCCTCATCAGCCCAGCGGAGCCTTGTTATGTCAACCTTTAGTGGAGACACTGACAATGTAATAATTACTTACAATTTAACAAAATGTGTTCCACACACTCCTATTTGGTCAATAATGATCAGTGTCTTGACATGCTTATATAAAAAGTGTTATGAATATTTGTAATAGGAAACACCAGTACTGGTATGATGTATGTTTTGAAGTTGGTAAAACAGATATTATGGTTTATGTATACTAGATCTATAGCAGGGTACAATGGAATAACTCAGTTGTTCCTGAAAAAATCAGTTAACCCTTTTATACTCATAGtccattaaaatgtttctgtagtgtttttgcttttgtaaaTGATTCACTCAGTAGAGTACAAATGACTGTTACACTGGATTCTtattagccaatcagagagcactATATgccagtttgttttttctgttttatgaaaGTCCTATGAACCAAAGAACAAATGTAAGGGTTATTTTCCATGATTTGTCCCTGTCCTGAACTCTCTACAGTTTTCTTTGGTTGGGCTTCGTTATCATGTCTGTGTTTCACCTCAAGGTGTCGCCCTTGGCTTAGTTTTTATTAGCTGCCAGTTATTGTTTTAATCTCTTTAATTTCCTCAGtttgtttaaatcatttttttttttagctcagtTTCTGTTATGTGTCCTGTTGTTGACGTGGGTTTTTACtttaattatattattcatttattttaacagaGTATTTTATTCACTTGTTAGACAAAGATAGGCAAAAAGGATATTAGATGGCATAACATTAGAGCTAAACTGACATTCCAACATCAACACCTGCTTACACAACctaaagctaacattagcataacTGTGGTTCTGGAGGTCCAGTATCAGCTAAAAGGGTCGTGGTTACTCACAAACTTATTAAAATCAGAATctttaaccttttgttttgttaatgtgGCAAAATAGATCATAAGGCCACCCATGACTGATCACATTTCTTTGGGGACTGGTGACTCCCCTAAAATCACCTAATGCAGAGGAAAAGGTTGCTCTGGAAAGCCTTGCTTGACCCTGTGCCTTCTGCTGCATTTATGcctcaactattggatggattataATTTGGCACAGACACTCATGTCCCCGTCAGGATGAATTGAAATAacttctgacttttcatctaacgcaatcatcaggtcaaatcaagtttaatttgtctaatactttgatttatgaccaaataactGCAGTcccagctgtactttgtgttaaatGCTGATTAGTAAATACTAGTATGCTACCATGGTAACcacagatgatgaagatggTAAATGTTATACTGCTAAATATCAGAATGTTAGCACTGTCTTTGTgatcatgctgatgttagcattttgCTAAAGGCAAGGCatcctcacagagctgcttgcTGTCTGTATAATATTACATGAGTGATGACgtggctgtttttttcttttaataccATCCCTCTGAAAGATATTTACTTTCACAGCACCATAGGCAGGCATAGGAGTACCCTGCAAATGCATCAGCCTTCTATTGGCTGTTCCCTTGTCCCTCTCGATTTTTCAAAGTTCAACCAAATCCAAAGGATGTTTCTCTACCTCTCTGTACTCTTCTCATCTACATGTGTATTTTTCCAGGTCTTCTTTCCCTTGCTACTTTCTCTGATTCTGATTTCATGTGAGGCCCTGATAGGAGAGTCTTTATGTTTACTCACTAATTAGACCAAAGACACATGACATGCTGAATCCAATTTCatgtctccatagcaacaggtTGGTAAAACTTTGATCCTGAACACGGCTTGAGACCAGCACATGCATgatcacacacataaacagacacacattcaaataTGAATTTACtgaaagatacacacacacacatacacacacatgcaaacatacacacacgtgcataGAAACACATATGCACAGCACAAACctacacatacagcacacaccATGTCAACTAGTCACTATTAGCCTGCtaaaaagatgtgtgtgtgtgtgtgtgtatgtgtattcaAGAGTAGAGCATTTGCTTTGGCACTTCAAGTGTTTGCAGAGGCGCGTGGTATCCATGACGACTGAGATGCAGCCAATAAGATTTGATTGAAAGATTAACTGGAGCTCAGTCAGTAAGTAAGgtttaaaaattaaaagcatCACACGATCGTGAACGAAAACAGTCAGTTTCTGTGGTTTTCATACAACACATTTAGACACTAACACAAATGCTTTATAGGAATATAGCTGgtgttactattttatttatttgtcagcaAAATCTAActgtgttagtccatctctcaatactttctgatgttTTTACTCTATCTTTGGTGCCTACTCCCATTTCCATGGGTTCCTGAAGGTGTcaagtttttagcaaacattactcaaattGGAGGAAATTGGCTTTGtctgggactattttcagcagcggattaatacacatttggtgctttatttccagcagcaggacagGTAGTGTGGCTCATTGAGGTTTTTAATGGTCTTTGGACAGGAAaggagctctatggcacagaggaataagttatataaggctttggatacacaatcaatattttgttggttttgttttttttttttgttgttgttgtcagtaTGAAAAGTATAGTATATCACCATGAGACAAGGCTTACTCTTACTCTTTAATACACTTAGAGCTACTTTGATAAATTGTGTAAAAGCTACATCAGTTTGCACTGAGGTTTTATGTTGTAATTTTGCTAGTCTTGAACTCTCTGCTACTTTGCACTGACTGTAAATCTGTCATTCTGTACTTACTTTGTGGTGATACTACTTTGCAGCTACTCATTGTATAGTGTATaccatttctcttctttttgatTCTACTATTGCTTACAGTATGTCTACTCGGTACACATTtactgcatgtctgtctgtccagagGGGTCCTGGGATTTCTCAaatttttttcagttaaagatttttttccttaTCTAAATCAATTTTTGGAAGTGTTCCTCGCTGTATAGTTTGAGAAAATTACTTAGACAAAATTTGcactatgaaaataaactttttgtaTTTGTCATGCCATTTTATAATCTTAAAGTATACAACTCAGTAATTTACATggtctttttactttttaacaaTATTGGGCAAGCACCGTTCCCcatcatgtttttatatgttgtaCTGTGTAACACACACCAccttatgtttttaattttattaaagtGTTATGGcggtcattttttttttgcagaaaaagaACTGATGCAAGAAATCAATGTTATTTTGCTAAAAACAAAGGGAGTTACAGTTAATGGCAGCCTAGGGCCTTTACAGGAAGTTGAGGAAAGTGTATAGTAACTGCTGAGTTTGTCACTGATGTGTTAGTTTGCTTTTATGCAAATAATAATAGGAAATTGTTCATACACTAAAAACACATCTTGGCCACCAGTGTGCTTCACAAAATATAACCTGTCAAAATGggttcaatgttttttttttcttgttacaGTGTTAATATCAGACACTGACAGGAAATGAGCATGGACTGAGTAAGCTGTTTCCTAGCAACCTATATTTTTGATGAAGGGGTCTTTGGACCATGTTGCACAAATTTGGATTTGTctttaaattttcattgttgTCCTACTTTGTCTTGATGTAAACTTTCTGCAT from Thunnus albacares chromosome 18, fThuAlb1.1, whole genome shotgun sequence encodes:
- the LOC122968513 gene encoding E3 ubiquitin/ISG15 ligase TRIM25-like — protein: MAHQQNLLDQKKLSCSICLDLLKDPVTIPCGHSYCMNCIKSHWLEEHQKKIRSCPQCRQIFRPKPVLVKNTMLADLVEEVKKIELQAAPPDHCYAGPEDVACDVCTGRKLKALKSCLQCLVSYCEQHLQPHYESPAFEKHKLVDPSKKLHENICSHHGKIMKIFCRTDQKCICCVCCMDEHEGHDTVLASEERTKRQGELGTSRQKIQQRIQDREKDVKMLQQELETINRTADRAMSNSEKIFIELVRLIKNRSSDVKQQIRSKQKTEVSRAKELQEKLQQEIVELRRKDKALEQLSHTEDHSLFLHNYSSLSQLSEYTDSPSIKIRPQRYFEGVTEAVSVVRDKLQEILGEVWTKISQVVTEGDILLPQEEPKTRAEFLQYTHQSTLDPNTANARLLLSDENRKATVAKQKQLCSSHQDRFTDMFQVLGRESLSGCCYWEVERSRYEVSVAVAYKNISRTGYESGFGNDDRSWALECFDKRYEFRHNGVTTYISGPQSSRVGVYLDHRAGILSFYSISDTMTLLHRVQTTFCQPLYQGLGIFGSDDNGSAAELCKLE